TACGTCCAGTTGTCATGGGCGATCCATCGGTACGAAACATCGTTAAACCTGAAATATGGGTCCTagaattaaaaaccaaaacatgatttaatttgaaattgccagtcaaaaaaaactatttaacaaCTTAAACAAGATCTTTCTCTTCAACTCGCAcagaaatgctgaaaatgtgtgAGCTAAAGCATGCAGTAAACTTTACGGGAGCATTTATCGTCATCTCTCTGGgacatagtttaaaaaaaaaaaaactattaaaactaaAGTGAGTCTCAATTTTCACCTAGGCGGTGcagaaaatgcaatttgttttattttgatttagcaTCATTTTgcatgtgaatatttttgctaataGTTTGCCGTGGAATAatttatcagtaataatttttagatatattttcttgtcatgagtttaaaaacacaattttccatAAACATCAAAACCCCACGGTAGAAAAATGTATCCATCATCTTTTGACaaaggttttacatttttctttatgttaaaataaaggAGAAATGAAATGgtgtgtcttttttcttttatttcaaacttgTCCACATTTAAACACCATGAAGTAACATTTTGTCTCAAAAGCAGGTCAGAAGtcgctacatttttttttatgtataaactCTCCAGAGATAATTTGGCATCCGTGTCTCATCAAGGCAACAAAAAGTCACGGATTACTAATTAGAAATTTCTATTAAGTCTGATCATGTCGTGCCTGTGTTTGGCTTTCTAACCATACGGCCAGACAGAGGTTTAAAGCAAAAGGCATGGATTAGAAGTGCTTTATCAACTCACCACCACCCAGAACATGTTACAGTGGAATATTATCTTTGCTGCCCAGATAATGAGTTGTTAGCATGTCAAGACATTCTAGAGATTATCATACAACAATATTCTTCAGTCAAAGCCTTCTTCAGATTGtctgcaagactgactgctacatGAATTCTTCCTGTATCAATATTCCCAATGgctctttgaagatacttggatgacACCAGTTATACTTAACTTTCCTCTGGGATtggtaaagtatttttaaataaattggatttatattaatttatattaagagcaatttttccacatttatttaaactgattgTCAATGACATCCCAATAACTCttcaacataatttaaaaaaattgaaatcaCTAATATGGAAAAGTACTGCAAATATTGCCTCTAAAGCTTAGGGACTATTCTGCATTCTAGCAGGAAATATCAGCAACGATTTTTATTCTTGCGAAACTTTgctattttagcaaaaatgtcCACGGATGTCGCTCCGCCGGAGACCAGTCAGCTTTACTGTTCACTCCGAGTTTAtggaacatgaaaataaaattttccttCCTACCTGGATGTACTGCTGCCGCTGCAGCGCGGAGTGAACGCAGCCAGGTACCTCGGCAGGCAGAAGCAGCGACCCGTTGGAGTTTGACAGCCTCCATTTTCCGTTCAGACTGAGCTCCAGTCGCTGCTCCTCTGCTGAAGAGCGAGCCGGAAGAACTCCGACAACCAGCCACAGCAAACCCCAGCTTAAAGGAGTCCAAACCTGCGCCATGGTTTACACGACCATGACTGGTTGGCTTGTGATTTATGAAGAGCTCTTCCGTGTTCGTCACGTGACAAAACCTGCGACAGTCAGCTGATGGCGGAGGAATACTAGTGGCGCGAAaacaagcattttgttttaagcacacacaaaaaaggtaGTCACACTggtattgttttaaaaacaaaaaaaacaaaaaacaacaaacattataTATCAATGtcgcacatttttaaaattagcattttgccATTATGAAAAACACTAGGTAATTGTTGCGGTAATCCCACCgcaacaattacatttttcatttaaaattagaaacaggagtaaaaaaaattgcaagcaAGGACTTTAAAAATTAGCCATTTCAGTTACATTTCGTTTGCCGCAGGACATTTTTCTCAGTGGGCGGTGCTAAAAGCTTGTCAGACTATTGTAcagatcaaccaatcagaagccagTATTTTCAGACAAGTCATGGTGACTATTTGACAGACAACTGTATTACAGGCGTGTTTTAAGGctacattttttcagtttgaatatattaaataattttttttccccaacccAATGAAATGGGTACTTTCAGCAATAGATGCAGATGCAAAACTGCTTCCATTCagaatttgaatgttttctatgGAATCATTCAGAGACTGATCACAATGTATTCAATCCCATTTGTAATCAAACCACTTTATTGCAGTTAGTTCCACAGATTTTTACCCACAGCGTTAAACTGAgcaaagattacatttttttttgtttgtttgtcatttctCATGGATGAAAAACAGCATCAAAACAATATAGTTTGGAGAAATTTTATTGAAgggaaaactaaaaagaaacagagctATGAGTTGATCATCAACCCTTGAGCTTTGCATCAGTATGTCAGGGCTACAAGAAGACAGTGTTTGAGTGGGcataaagatgaaaagaaaagaaaaatgctcatCTACTGGCTtctaaataacagaaaagaaaaaaaagaaatagaaagcATTTGTGAAGAACCAATCCCCTCCCGCCCCCAACTGTTCAACCTTACAATTCACTTAATTTGCAGAAACATCAGATATAATAGCCTACCTTTATTAACATGCATAAAATACAACATTGAACTTCTTATATTTGTTTCCTTAACATTGATATATGCTGCTCTGCTTCTCTGTACACACTTTGACAGTGGAATAAGATACACTTATCAGATAACAGATTCCTACACTACTGATCAGAGAAACTTACTGATGTCACCTCAGTTCACGAGATGCAACCAGTTTCCTCACGCTCAAAATTCTGCTATCTGATAAAATGCAGAATTATACCAATTGGGgaagaaatgtgaaattttcaagaaactgcgagctaaaaaacaaaaaaacaaaaacaaagatttttggaAACAAGAGAAATGCAGCGATCGGAGACAAAAATCCAGCCGGATGACGAATTGGAGAGAGCATCGTGGGATTGATTTTTCAGCACGTTTCAGCAGAACAGCTGTGATCCGAGTTTTGAAGTGTGGAAATGATTTCAATGTGTCGAGCGCTCTCACGCTGGTGTTAAGAgctatgattattattattatttttttccttctgttcaaCTCAAAAAGGAGTCACAATTTGATAGAAACTGGCGTGACCTACAGAGAAAACACTATCTTCTTATGAGCGTgcaggtggggggggggggagaaaaaaaaaaaaaaacagaggggAGGTAAATGCATTGATTAAccaaaaatacagtgaaaaagaaaaaaaaaaactgaatcccGAAATTTTAAGTTTGAACCAGCAACGATTTCCACCTGCTCTTCAAACGATGTCATCACATTGCATACTTCTGTGTCCAttcttttgccatttttatgtATCTGTGAGGAGAAAGACAGTCGTTAATTATCAATACCAATATTTCAGATTCACTTCTTTAAACACATGCACCTTTGGGTCAAAAACATGTCCTACGTTATTCACTCCAATGTCTGGGATTGTCTCCATTTACATAAATGGAGACTTTCGAGAGAAATTATGTTCATGCTCAAGTTAGTAATCTTTCACATGCACACATACCCTGTTCCAATTTGTTCAAATACAAATCCTTATGACGGAAGACAGTTTTAGTACACTTTTCATCTATATACGGAAAAagatgttggttttttttttttgtatgtttcacAGGTAAATAGAGATGCACCAACAATCCAGCTGCCACCTGTctggaaactcaaaaatttgatcttttttccTGATCATTGAATGCACCCTAAACAACTGCTACCAGGCAACACTGATATGCAAGACCCTTTAGTTTGGGTGACATTAAATAAGGAAGACAGTTTTCTGCCATCAGATTTATCCTTCTTAATGTCCAACATGCTGgatgctaactgtgctaatcCATAAACTAAAAGCTATAAACAAGTTTGAATGCCTTTCTTACATTACAGATaagatcaaaataataaaaataaaaaaatcagccaaTATTAGTATCAGCAAAACCTGGCCCAAAAAATCTGATTGATGCATCTTtgggctggacaatatggctgaaaaacgtatcatgacaagcatttcatatcagttgattattattgattaggtttttgttttttttgttctaaatgtATGAAATGGTGGCATAACGTTTTCACTccatgatgtttttttaaagtggttCTGAGAGGAAACTTAAAACTACTGCTGCTGCGCAAATTACTCAgcatgttgttgctaggtaacaaaagAGAGAGTTAGTTGACACCAATCACCAAtggctaaagtctttcctctgatCTGGATCTGCCGTTCCGGATCGGAGCTtggtgaaattattgaatattctacCAGACGCATTAGCGATTGAGATTGACCATGAATCTGTAgcaatatataaattattttattgtccagCACTAGTGCATCTCtaccaaaagaagaaaaaaataaataaatctgaatttcatTTTGCACAGAATGATCTTGTGTCTCAgtgtcaaaattaaaaacaagtcaaattttTAAGCATAAATCAAAACCTTAAGACCAACAAATGGGTTCCTGTATATCTTATGGAACAATTTGACTAATccatttttccccccttttatAAACCCAGACACAAGCCTCTGGTTAGGCCAGTGCGGTCAGAGCATGGCAGCACATCCAGTCTCATAGCAGTAGCCAAGATGCAGCTCCAGCCCTTCACCTTACCCTAAAGCATGGCATATTTTGTTGTCCACTCCTGAGCTAGTTTATTGTACCTAACAAAGTGAAACCAGATTACATAACAGATCCCAGCCATTTTAAAGTTagaactatatatatatattaaaatagtCAAATATTGTTTCTAATGCACATATATATAGTTAAAATGACTGTTACCCAGATACACAACTGACTCATTTTCAAGTTTATTCAACATGGGTACTTACTTCTGACTATCTGTTTTGTAGATTCGTGCAATCTCTGGCACTAGTGGGTCGTCGGGGTTTGGGTCACATAGGAGTGAGCAAATGGAGagaagaactgaaagaaaaacaaataaaaactttacaaataagCCAATCTTCTATATTTTTGACTTAAATGCCGTCATCACGgccccagggcagctgtagCTTCAGCCGCCACCAGTGTGTGAGTGAATGACTaatgagaaatgttttgggGTCCTCTGGTGTTGATAAAGTACAAAACCATTTAGCATTTCTGTCAGAGTCTTTTGTATCTAGCATAAGACAATTCATTTTGACAAGATTAAGccttaatatatacatatacatacatactaAACCCAAATCTCACCACTTGAGAGTCACATGAATATTCATACCTTTAGAAATAGTAAGTGCTGGAGACCACTGTGATCTGAGAATATCCAGACAGATACTGCCGTTACTGTTAATATTTGGGTGGTAAATTCTTGTTGTGAATGCAACCtgaagggaaagaaagaaaaaaacaaaacagaacatatACAGTGTTAGATGAGGCAAAGCTGCACACgtttgttacatattttaaattcctTCTTCCAGAGCGGTGACGGTCTGCTTCTGGAATGACAGGTAGTGAGTCACAGgtttccaaacaaacaaatgggtTCCAAAAACCAGTTTGATTTCCAAGAGCTGCGTTTGATGAAAagattaagagaaaaaaagaaaaaaaaaagaccgcaccccctccccccaaaaagaaaaaatatattattcacACCGCATTGTTTCATTGAATGTGTCGGCTTACCTTGGGTGGTTTGAAGGGGTAGTCTGTTGGAAAATGAATTGTCAAGAAGAAAACTCCTCCCTGATATGGACTGTCACTCTGAAACAACAAAGACACAGGTTTCATCAACACTTCCTGAACGCAGCTGTCTAACATTTTCAAGTCAAATTTTGACCTTTATCTTTTGGACGCATTGAAAGGCGGCCAGGAACGCCGTTCCGTTCCGGTTTATGTTGGTGCGCAACTATTATGTCATAAAATACTTACTGGTCCCATGATTGTGGCCTGCCAGTGAAACACTGCGGAGAACAGAAAGCAAAACGTTAGAAAACGGTGAAAGGTCACAGGTATGTGATCTGACGGGAAGTATTCAGCTGGAGACTTCTCATAACTTCCCGGCAGCAAATGTTTGTGTTCCCTCTCGCTGGGCCactctgtaaaatatattttatacataGGAGACTagaatttgcacattttgttttcatcgaCCAATTCAAatggtgatttttttccccGCCATTTCTAAATTTGACATAGGACAATTTGGGCATTTTGGTCAATTATTACATATTCCCATAGCCATGTTTTCAGATCCactttgttgttgattttgagtttttcccccatccattttctttcaaattcaaaacaaaaaaaacaacaaaaaaaaatcaaagaacctacaatgcttaaaaaaaacaaaacaactaacaaACAATACAGCAGAGGAGCAACAACCACAAAGATCAAAACTTAAACTGGCAGGTCAGGATAAGCCAGATCTGTACATACAAATCATATTACATTAGTAAATtaataagttcttttgaaaaataatgtgGCTGAAATGAAAggttaaaatacattttaaaaagacccAAAAACTTACTGTCATCACCCACTGGGCCAGCTGAGCACTGTGCTGGAGGGTCACGAGCCAGGTCATTAAGTtcctataataataataatttaaaaaatatatagttaaaACAACTAATTAACTGACAGTGATGGCTCAACATGATGCAAAAGCAGTGTAAGGAATTGAGCTTTTAAAATTCGAAGTGTCAAAATTTTCTTTCCCAACATCCACTGACACCGTTGACCCCCTTTCTATTCTCCAGTTGCATCTGTGGACCACCTACCATCATCTTACACCGTAAACTGGAAAATTCGCCCCAGGAACCGTAAAAGCTACCCTGTTATTTATGGGTATACAGCTATTTTGGAGTGAGGTGGAAGCATTGCCCCACCTCGGCCTTCAGACACCATTTCACAAACAAGTTAAGGGATTTCCTTGAAGGAATATTCTAGAGTGAATAAATTAAGCCGACTTGTCAACACTTTTAGTGCGAGTGTCCATTTAACAGATCGacgtaaatgtaaatataagtAAATGA
This is a stretch of genomic DNA from Gambusia affinis linkage group LG16, SWU_Gaff_1.0, whole genome shotgun sequence. It encodes these proteins:
- the LOC122846172 gene encoding ubiquitin-conjugating enzyme E2 D2-like, translated to MALKRIHKELNDLARDPPAQCSAGPVGDDMFHWQATIMGPSDSPYQGGVFFLTIHFPTDYPFKPPKVAFTTRIYHPNINSNGSICLDILRSQWSPALTISKVLLSICSLLCDPNPDDPLVPEIARIYKTDSQKYIKMAKEWTQKYAM